TTGAAGATGAGAAGACTTCTTTATATCCAATGTGGCTTTAACATTGGATAGTATGGCTCGATACTGCTCATTTTTGGGgggttttcaaaaaaaaaaattattgcagTACCTAGtaccaaaaaaaaattttttagtaccacctcgatTAAGGAaccaaaaaaatttgaaaacgGATGTAGCGATTGTCTTATCTTCCCCATGCTGATGTATATCTGAGTGAAACTGCTTCTGGAATGATATAAAGAtagggctggacttgaatttATCCATTGAGGACTGATTGGATcctttgaagttgggtcatgttgctatttgctaatcgctgcaataTTTTTCTGGACACGGCCCAGTTGCCATatcatatgaccggaagtaaagagggatcgttttgaggagatttgagtttttggttaaaaatgagggcacatgaataaaaaaaaaaagtagctCACAGATAAGTTATTGGagaaaaataccacaatattccaagATTACTTTTCACTGATTATTCTGCACAGAATACGAACAGATGAATGCATTTTGATGGCATTTTACATGTTCATAAGCTGAAACAAAGTTTTAAAAGTCACTCATTATCATCATCACTCATCAAAAttttacttattattattattattattattgctattaacattattattattgttattattattatggcaCAGTTAACATCAGATTTAGATAAGCATCAAAGTTTCCACTTCTAGAGGTCGAATCGCCCACAAAGGGCAATCATAAATTGGCTGTTTTGCGCATTGCGGCTGTGTTCCGTTTATCACCTCCTCCTCTGTTTTTTGGCACGATCGGTGTCAAAGATCTGCGTCCAGAGAGCTGACCCACACAGCTGTTTagtacaaataaaaatgtgcatGTTGCCAAATCCTCAAATCTTTTTGGGCTTTACTACCTGGAGAGATATTTAAAGCATTGCACATACTATTACCTGCTGTGTCCTGAGCATTTGATTACTTTTTCTCCATAATGGAAATAAGAGAAGGAAATGAAAATGTTAATTTGATATGAATTCTCAAAACTTGCAAAACATAGTTGCGttgtttacataaaaaaaatcaaaatgtcaTGAACTGACTAGAGGTCGaccaatatggatttttttagtgccgataccgatttttgtttcatcagccttagccgatgaccgatacaggctaacaattttcttgagccgatatttggagccgatactgcttttgctcactgaatttaaatcataaaaatgacacgatgatgccaaatgttacaagtctcaatttaaaaaagtaacatttattgaactttaaaaactatatttaacaaatgaaaaaaacaggtgagggtgctATGGAACCATGAACTGCACTCTCCACAGTGACGAGGAACTATCTGCAAAGGATTTTGATTTCTAGCACTTTActaatacaaatatatatagagagatgagaaataaaaccCGCTTTATCCAGCTATGATCAACTGTTAGGCCgagctttcgatgttgtcatggaaaggttggttgtttttagtcacatgacctgcaatcgcttgcggcttcCAGCGCTCTGTGtgtaaataatgccggaaaaaAATCGGCTAACACAGCAGACACATAAAACTCACAAAAATCGGATATATCACTAGAACTGACAACTGGACTAGTAAACTTGAGCACTATATAATGTAACATGGTAGCTGAAGAGgtacccctactgaaaaatccagctaagaacTGCttaagctggtttaaggtggcagtagctggtttaagctggttctctcagcctgaccagctaagtcccactagaccagcttaaaaagtgacaaaaacacagctggaccagcttgctacaccagctaaaacaAAGCAGGGAGAcaagcttatgctggtctttagctggatttttctgTAGGGGCGTGACCCTGCCTTTGAAAACctagctttttaaaaaataatattttctacTTAAAATCATCCtgtagacggtttcatcggacgcacgtgatacacgtctggatccgaaccttacttccggttttatttttttaatggtctgactagttgctaaaccgatctcttgaacaaattcctcgtcgaaaataacaaatgttttggtttcctaggtgtaatctatgtgttgtttttttgcttgttatataaataaactacgtttaaagtactttgttgttatttatttttagcggagtttaccggaagttacgtgcggaccgcgacagcagcttgtttatgttgttactgctgaaacggtctatataatgtaaagaacactcttaaagggatagttcacccaaaaatgcaaattctgtcatttactcactttcatgttgttacaaacctgtatacgtttatttgttttgatgaacacattatttttgaagatattttgaagtttgtgagccccattccCTTCCAAAGTagtctttttcctactatggaagtgaatggggctcacgatCAGTTTGGTTtcgaacattcctcaaaatatctttctttgtgttcatcaaaaaaaacaacaacatgagagtgagtaaatgatgacagaattttcatttttgggtgaactatccctataAAGGGGAAACACAAATCAGACTCTTTAATCAGAGGATGAAATGCAGGGTGGAAAATGGTCATAAATTACTTAAATGTGTATGTTTTTCGGCAAAAAACTTAGGTAATACGTGCCTCAGAGaatataatacaataataaaacaaaatttagATTTGAAGTCAGAATTTATTTTCATTGACAAAACCTGCTTCGGATTTCATTGTCTAAAGCGAATTATGTAGAATGTGAATTGCATGCATTGAAGTCACAAGATGCAGTCcagatttgtgaaaataaatgaTGTGCTGCTTGCTAGTGAATGCAAAATATCTGGAAtcctaaaaaagaaaacatcctGTTTTCATTGATGTTAAAGGGAATTTCATGGTTATGTTTTGAGACATGGATCTGTTTCAAGTCATTGTCTCTTTTGAATGTGGCCATAACAAAGGCATTTCAATAAAGTGTAATCTTGTCAAGCCTGTGGAaggaggacatctgctggtttaaATCTGTTACTGCACTGTTGTTTCCCAAGCCCATTTTTGTGTCTGTCAGATTCCTTATGGCATTCCCATCATATTTTTAACAGTcacttttgtttatttgttaatgttttatattCAGTTCAAACTTAATAGTAATTTGTCATTATTGTATCTTTATCTCCTACAGGAAGAAGAAGGTGATGATGCAGATGTCTCCACCGCCCCCTCACTGGCCAATCACAGGATTCCTCCTGCCCACGTGCAGCATTACGGCGGACGCTACTCTGAAATGAGCTACAACGGGTTGCAACTTCGAGACGCTCACGAGGAGAACCCCGAGAGCATCCTGGATGAGCACGTCCAGCGTGTCATGAAAACTCCAGGCTGTCAGTCTCCAGGAACGGGCCGCCATTCTCCGAAGTCCCGATCTCCAGACGGGCTGCCCGCGGGCAAGATGCCTGGGATGATAATGCCGCTGCCTGGTGGACAGGGCAAGCACCAGGCTCGGCCCGGACCTAAAGGTGAGGCGGCCCACCTGCACCATCACAAACACGTCCACCACACGCACTATCCCGCCGGGGGGAAACCCAAAGAGCAGGCGGAGGTGGACGCAACCAGAAGCTTTGCCTGGAACATGGAGCAACACCACTTTGGATCCAAGTCACGGAACTATGCGGATGGCATGAGCGTCGGCCCCAATGCCATGGACCCCATGGGTTACGGGTATGTTTATTCTTTCGTATTAGTCCCGTATGTCGAAATTATTTAATGCTTCAGTGGATTTGAAGTTGGGTTTTGTTATTGCAGCAGTAAAGGCAGCACGCTGTCCAAACGAACCGTCAGGAAGGAAAACGATGGGAGGAACTACGAGCTGCGAGACCCCTTCCAACCCGAGGATGTGGAAAGGAACCAGAAGATTCTGCAGTGGATGATGGAAGGAGAGAAAGAAGCTGGACGCTACAAGAAGAGCCCTTACGGGTGAGTAAACTGATCGCCGGTGATCTGCTCTTGTGTTTAAAGTATACTGCAACATGATAGTTTGCCACGTTGTGGACCCCCAAATTAGTGCAAACTAGGCTGTGGGTCTACAAAcatgtttagaaaaaaattataatgatgatgattataatacttattataatttaattttattatcaATCATGGTTAAAATTTCTCTTTGACAACACCAGcaaaggaaaaaaaaacatactataAAATACAGCACACGTTAAAAACattatagcaaaaaaaaaaaaaaaaacagtaatccACCATCTCAGAtcatttaacattattttatatattatattatattatattatattatattattaatatattatccAATTGCAGAAGAAAATAATTTGCAGtcgataaaaaaaaattctaaaatgtatcaGTTTTGGAAGTTTGTGACCAGCGatttaaatctttagtttagtctggtttacttgtgtttaaattttttgcatctgattattttttaaaactatttttcaTGCATATTTTCAGAAGCATCTCAGGCTCCAAGAAGGCCCCGAGTCACGAGGTGTCGAGGCCCAGCTCTGTGGAGAGGCCAGGGGCCGTCCACCCTTGGGTCACCGCTCAGCTCCGCAACAACGTGCAGCCCTCGCATCCTTTCATCCAGGATCCGACCATGCCCCCCAACCCTGCCCCCAACCCCCTCACCCAGCTTGAGGAGGCGCGCAGGAGGCTTGAAGAGGAGAAGAAGAAATCTGGTACTTTGCAGGCCAAGCAAAGGTGAGAGATCAAGGGCACCGGAGTTGAAGTTTCTCAAGCGATATCGACTTGGGCATGTTAATAGTTCAAACTGAGTAATCTGGTTTGTTAGTGTATAGCAATAATCACAGGTTATTTGCCTCAAATCAATACAAATGCATTGCTGGCTCCTCTTTCCCTTCCTAGTCAGCTTCAATAGTGCACAATGCGGTGCATGCGCATATTAAGATGTATCTAGCCTGCAGTAGCAGCTGGTGTGTCTAATTCAGGGATGTTCCTCAGGTATGTGATGGAAGTGATCCAGAGGGGTCGCACCGCTGTCAGGCCCGCTACGATTCCCGCGCTCAGTGTGGTGCCGGTCGTCTCCAACACGGAGTTCTTTGAGAGAGAGTATGTGTCCGCTGTCCTGTCGTACCATCTGTCTCGTGATTACCCATAGAGCATGGCACGCCATCCCATACTACCAGTACACGCACATGCATGTACACAGCAGGACTGTGGCATGTGCACCTTCATAGTTGACTAATCTATCTTGTTTAGAGCGATCTCTTTTGTGGATACCCCGTGTAGTGTAGTATAAAGTAGTGTAGGGTATAAACCATTGTGGTTCCTCAAGCTTTAAGGAATATTAAAAATTTTTCTCAAGTTGTTTTAATtctatttaatgttttatatgtgaaaaatcatGTGTTGAGAGGAATGCAAGAGCTTTGGTTTTTTGCATGCAATCTTGCGACTGATTTTACGACTCATGTTATTTGGCTCTAAGAAAAAATATCTAATTGTGCCCACAACCAAAGTTGGCAGCCAACAtgcaaatgtttataattttccAGGTGTTACAGAGTTTAGTGCTCATTTGGTTGCAGTGACTGGATTCTAGTGGACCTGGAGTGATGTTTAAACTCTTGATTCATCCGAAATGTCGCGTCTCCATACTGATGAGCGATGGAAAGCGAGGCGGCTTTGACATATGCCATCTTACCTGCTCCTCATGCAGATTTGCAGTTTAGTCACATCAAAGCTTTAGCGTGATGGAGATGAAAGCGGCCCTACATGACAGTGCcaagctttttttttttgagtgggGAGCGCTTGTGAGGCATCTGGAATCTTGAGCAACGTTTTAGTTGGCAAGCCTCAACCATCCTTTTGCATCCCACTTGTGCCCACTTTAAACATAGCGGAGCGTGTACAAGAGTCTTAAAATTAAGACATTGTGTTTTTCATTTTACCACTAGAACAGAGAATAAGCATCATTTtgtgtagggatgcaccgattaAGCATGGGCTGGTTACCGGTTTTGAGGTTTAAACAGTCATGGttttaaaaccactaaaattcTGTGATAccgtatgagctgtgtttataaaaaaagccattaaatcattaagtcatgtgattgatttgttatttacatttaatatacatttgaaaatattatatattttttgaaagcatattataatttaaaagctttattttacctggcatttgaaaataacacattttagtgttgcaatggcaataccgaAACACTGTACTTTTGCTAAAGGTTAACATccagaatcttataccggcccatgcctagcaCCGATACCACCTTATCCATTACTTGTACAATTTTTcattgcacacacatacacacaaaatcacattcatttttttaacaaatgcttTATTGCGGGCGCAGACTAATGAGCTAAAAGCATCTTCTCATGGGAATCTTTGCTCCGCAATAATAAGTTAAACGCAAAAAGAATAGATATTTTATAGTGTATTGCATCCATCCAATGGTTTATAATACTTAGTCCTTTTTTAATAGCTTGACAGTAACAACCTCGGCTAATGCACTGTATCGGATTTGGATCGGTCTCGTTGGTCCGATAAACCAATTCAGTTAAAAGGTCTCGGATCGGCCCCTAAGTAtcggatcggtgcatccctaattttgtCCAGTGCTATGTGTAAATAGTTGGGAGTTGGGAGAAGAACGCTTGAGCTTGTTATTAATTACTTTATGGTTTGTTGCAGGCACAAGAATATGAAGAAACAGCCGTGTGAGAACATCACTGTGGCTTATTACTTCTGCGGAGAGCCAATACCGTACAGAACATCTGTTAAAGGGAGGATTGTCACGCTGGGACAGTTCAAGGAGCTGCTGACCAAGAAAGGGAGCTACAGGTAAGGATATTGAGAGCATTTATAGCGTTCAGTTACAtgcatttaaaactttaatggGCTATAgcacattattttaatattacattactaagtgtaaaaatatatttagactTTTTAGGATCCAAAATAAGGCTTGCCTGGGCCCAGTGTTAATTTGACAACGTCTGCATTGCcagtgaataaataaaaaagtattacaGGGCCCCAGACTAACATTTGAGAGAGGTGGCACTGGCACCACCAAGTTGTACAGCCGGTGGCATTGGGCCTCAATTTGGTGGCACCAGTAACTGGGtggtgtaaaaacaaaaaaataaacactaaaactaagtccaaacatgtttaatgcattaatacatttattataaacacaggtaattttcttctttatatacattattttttatctttaccATACTCTTAACATTTATTTGCCTTACTGTAAACCATTGAACTTACAATAAACTTTTTCTTGCTTTGTTGTAAAAGCTTTAGGCTGTTTAAGACGGACTTGAGTAAAGAAATCACATTCTTGTGCTGTATCACTACAAAATGTCTTCATGCACTCTGAATATATCATTTGGCCAGGACTTCATTTGGCCTTCTTGGCCTCTAATTTGAGAtactgagcacaatgttttacatcttttcaGACTTCTAGCGTTAACACACAGGAGAgctgcaactaacgactatttcttctgtcgactaatctagcgattatttttGCGATTAGTCGACTACTCTAACgactatttttttattattaatatagtgTTCTTTTTTTGATTAGCTATTTAATCTGTTGGATAATCTGTTTTTCTACTCTCTGTCTGATCTGACagtcattgtttgttttattgtattttaacacaactgaatgctattttcacatattatctgttttgttgtcagacatataggggcggtttcccagacagggattagactagtcctagactaaaataaatataagagctgtccaaactgaaaacatcttgcactgacatatcttaatatacatcagtgccctcaaaatgcacacaagtaatgtttttagtaaggcatgtttgtttaacttattatatttcctaattaaactaaagaacgaaaaaagaaaaagtaaaaattttaacTACAACTCCAATCCTTTTATATCTTGGATACTGGCAAACAGATTTACTGCGTTTATGCTAAATCCCATCTCAGATCAGATCAATTTCATTCACCTTCATCCTCTCCCTCTTTTCCCACCACAGGTATTATTTCAAGAAAGTAAGCGACGAGTTTGACTGCGGAGTTGTGTTCGAGGAGGTGCGCGAAGACGATGCAATCCTGCCCATCTTCGAGGAGAAGATCATCGGAAAAGTTGAGAAGATTGACTGAAGTGGAGAGAAGAGAGGAGGAAAGGAGGTGCGCTGAGAGGAGCAGCGGGATGTGGAGTATAAAAGAGGGAGCAGTGTAGAGGTGCCGAGATTGGTACAGGGTGTTTGGACGTGCAGGAGAGAGAGGGCTGGGGCGCTTGCTGTGGAAAGTACACTATTTACTCGCAGGTTTCTACCTCTGCGCAGCGCTGAACCGCATCATCGCACGCGCAGAGTCCACAGACAGCCTTCGGACTCACGAGACgccgttctctctctctcacctttGGTATATTTCTAACTCCGAAATGTAATGTAGCAATGTAAAGTTAGACTAGAAAAAAGTACTATGAATATGTTTACTAAAGCTGCATATTTTTGATATGACGTATCAGAAGGAAACATATCCTTTCTAATTTAACAACTCTTGTAATTTTATATGTACTGGTACCAGATGTGTACAGACTGTCTGTTTAAAAGCAAAAAGAGAAAGTTTTATatctatttaaatatttaaaaaaaaaaggaaaaagaaatcGGTTCACCCGCATCGAAGCTGCGGCATCAACGCGGCAGTTTTCACCAAGCTCCGAGACCAGAAAGGCGAAACTATAGCTCACGCTTTACCAAGTGCTTTTAACTCATACAACCAGTTTCTAGAGGACGGTCAGCTAGGACTGCTCTATGCATTGATGTCACATTGCGCACGGATGCACGGTCGCTCTGGGGCTTTGAACCAGACGCAGTATCATTTGACCCGGCCTGAGCAGGTGAACTGACCGTGAATAAGCACACCTGCGCTACTTAAAAGATATATAGCCTTGTAGTTTATATGCTAAAAATGGAGAAGGGGTACAAGATCATTTTCCAGGCGCTTGTCTCTATGAAGTAATGGGATGTTTTTAGGACGCGAGTATGCAGTTCTGGTTGTATGAATGCACATGTTTATGCTCCCGGGGTCCATTGTCTAATTGGACATCACACCAATCATGTTTACACTTACCTTATTGTATTACAGTAAATGGGAACGAATAGAGAATTGTAGCCTTTTAGCTTAACATGGCTGAATTTGGTGCCTGGCAAAACGAATGGTTTTAACGTAGATTTAGCCTAACACGGTCTGCCTTGTTGGGATCATAAACACCAAAGAGAATAAAATGGGAGTCGATTTGCGTTGTTCGTTTCGACAATGCGAGTGATGCTCCTCCGTTGCAATACGCAGCGTTAAGGCTGTGTGTTATAATGTACGCTGGTGCTGATCTGCGATGTGTACTAACCGCTAAGAATGACCTGGAGACAGATCTAGACGTTGTATGTACCATCATGTCTTCTCCAGTGTCCAATATTTTCAATTCTCAGTAATATTAGTTTTAAGTTGCCCGTTTTTCTTTTTCGTATTTTTTAATCACTCGTTCGTATCGAATCATGTCAGTCCTCCACCCACTTGAACAATACGAGTACTCGGTATGGCTCGATAAGACATAATACGGAACATTTCCTGTTTTCGCGAATCGCGCGTAATTGTCACAGTGCTTTTGTTTTCATCGGGGATGTCGAGAGTTACTACTGTGAATAGTCTGGACGTGAGCTCCTCTCACTGAATGATGGATATCCTGTATATATAAACATCACACAGAGTGCCTTCTGACCGTGACCATGCTCATCTCTCATTCACTGTCTGCTCTCCTCACTCCATGTGTCTAGTACCAGGGACTTGCATTATGtttttaagaacttttttgtTAGTTTCCTATGCGAAGAGCATCGCCACACTTTTAAGTCTTTTTGTGTAAATATGTACATTTTTCTATGTGTCTTCAACTACAACCAGCAAACTCATTTGGATATTTAGAGCCCTGGTTCTGCTTTAGTGTGCAGAGTTGTACAGTTATCATTTTATGGTACTTTGGACAATAAAGACATGTAATAAAATATACCTGCTGTTCtcctgtgttgttttaaacctaaagcatttatgcatttgacagaaaCTACAAACTACATATATATATGCATAAGAATAAAAAAGTAGCAATATAGAGAAAGCTAACTATAAAAGGGTTTTGGACACTTTAAAGAGTACCTAAACCctaaatcaactttttttaggtaatgatctgtaagaatggggctttattagtgctatTCGTTGATTTGAGTAAcctttttgacatttgggtataaagtgtttcaatgctacaatatatggtaTAAAatcgtctgagtgctgccctcttcaggttgaacggtggctactgcagtagaatgttcctattggatgttgctGTACTGCGTGATGTAAGCGATATGACcctacgtaagcaggttcaagctcaccacgcccttgttacgatctcaccacacgcttggtacgagctcagttcgtcccctctatcgcCGTTGGGGTTTGCCTTGCccactttttttgcatttttcaaatattgccagtaggtggagtcaggctctgaccaggggtttagtt
This window of the Misgurnus anguillicaudatus chromosome 19, ASM2758022v2, whole genome shotgun sequence genome carries:
- the axin1 gene encoding axin-1 isoform X1; this translates as MDTVRMSVNEKGCYLTDLGGSFTENAPRPPVPGEEGDLVSSDGRQYGHSFYSSKSEILKNEASIATPRRPDLDLGYEPEGSASPTPPYLKWAESLHSLLDDQDGIHLFRTFLKQEGCADMLDFWFACSGFRKQETNEGNEEKMLKLAKAIYKKYILDNNGIVSRQIKPATKSFIKDCVMKLHIDPAMFDQAQTEIQTMMEENTYPLFLKSDIYLEYTRTGGESPKLFSDQSSVSGNGRVLPGHLSTVKEDEEWRCDQGQDHHPESDPTPSNRLTQKLLLETVPQRVATSKRYHDNLEYRHASWREPVNPYYVNTGYAMAPATSANDSEQQSMSSDADTLSLTDSSVDGIPPYRYRKPHRREIHESAKVNGRVPLPHIPRTNRIPKDIHVDPEKFAAELISRLEGVLREREAQEKLEERLKRVRLEEEGDDADVSTAPSLANHRIPPAHVQHYGGRYSEMSYNGLQLRDAHEENPESILDEHVQRVMKTPGCQSPGTGRHSPKSRSPDGLPAGKMPGMIMPLPGGQGKHQARPGPKGEAAHLHHHKHVHHTHYPAGGKPKEQAEVDATRSFAWNMEQHHFGSKSRNYADGMSVGPNAMDPMGYGSKGSTLSKRTVRKENDGRNYELRDPFQPEDVERNQKILQWMMEGEKEAGRYKKSPYGSISGSKKAPSHEVSRPSSVERPGAVHPWVTAQLRNNVQPSHPFIQDPTMPPNPAPNPLTQLEEARRRLEEEKKKSGTLQAKQRYVMEVIQRGRTAVRPATIPALSVVPVVSNTEFFEREHKNMKKQPCENITVAYYFCGEPIPYRTSVKGRIVTLGQFKELLTKKGSYRYYFKKVSDEFDCGVVFEEVREDDAILPIFEEKIIGKVEKID